The following are encoded in a window of Coregonus clupeaformis isolate EN_2021a chromosome 34, ASM2061545v1, whole genome shotgun sequence genomic DNA:
- the LOC121550061 gene encoding inositol monophosphatase 1 isoform X1, whose protein sequence is MADPWKECMDHCLEVTKEAGKMIREALQKDISIMQKSSPVDLVTETDQKVEQVIISSIKERFPTHSFIGEESVAAGAPSILTDNPTWIIDPIDGTTNFVHRFPFVSVSIGFAVKKEIEFGIVYSCQEDKMYTARKGKGSFCNGEPIKVSGQEDITKSLVLTEMGFKKDPEHFKTMMGNIETILTIPVHGIRSPGSAAVNMCLVACGAADAYYHMGIHCWDMAGGAAIIREAGGVIMDISGGPFDLMSRRLIIASSRTIAERLSQVIKEFPVGRDDTEV, encoded by the exons ATGGCAGACCCTTGGAAAGAATGCATGGACCACTGCCTTGAGGTGACCAAAGAGGCTGGGAAG atGATCCGAGAAGCGTTGCAGAAGGACATCTCAATCATGCAGAAGAGCTCTCCTGTGGACCTGGTCACTGAGACCGACCAGAAGGTGGAGCAGGTCATCATCTCCTCCATCAAGGAGAGGTTCCCCACACACAG TTTTATAGGTGAAGAGTCTGTAGCCGCGGGAGCACCCAGCATCCTAACTGATAACCCCACCTGGATCATCGACCCCATTGATGGGACCACCAACTTTGTCCACAG ATTCCCCTTTGTGTCTGTGTCGATTGGCTTTGCTGTAAAGAAAGAG ATAGAGTTTGGCATTGTCTACAGCTGCCAAGAGGACAAGATGTACACAGCACGGAAGGGGAAAGGGTCATTCTGTAACGGAGAACCCATCAAAGTGTCTGGGCAGGAAG ACATCACCAAGTCCTTGGTCCTGACAGAGATGGGCTTTAAGAAAGATCCAGAGCACTTCAAAACCATGATGGGCAACATCGAGACAATCCTCACCATCCCTGTACACGG CATCCGCTCGCCGGGGAGTGCGGCGGTCAACATGTGCCTGGTGGCGTGCGGAGCGGCTGATGCTTACTACCACATGGGAATCCACTGCTGGGATATGGCTGGAGGAGCTGCCATCATTAGAGAGGCTGGGGGTGTCATCATGGACATCTCAG GAGGTCCGTTTGACCTGATGTCCAGGAGGCTGATCATTGCCAGCAGCAGAACCATCGCAGAGCGCCTCTCCCAGGTGATCAAAGAATTCCCCGTAGGAAGGGACGACACCGAGGTCTAG
- the LOC121550061 gene encoding inositol monophosphatase 1 isoform X2 has product MADPWKECMDHCLEVTKEAGKMIREALQKDISIMQKSSPVDLVTETDQKVEQVIISSIKERFPTHSFIGEESVAAGAPSILTDNPTWIIDPIDGTTNFVHSQIPLCVCVDWLCCKEREFGIVYSCQEDKMYTARKGKGSFCNGEPIKVSGQEDITKSLVLTEMGFKKDPEHFKTMMGNIETILTIPVHGIRSPGSAAVNMCLVACGAADAYYHMGIHCWDMAGGAAIIREAGGVIMDISGGPFDLMSRRLIIASSRTIAERLSQVIKEFPVGRDDTEV; this is encoded by the exons ATGGCAGACCCTTGGAAAGAATGCATGGACCACTGCCTTGAGGTGACCAAAGAGGCTGGGAAG atGATCCGAGAAGCGTTGCAGAAGGACATCTCAATCATGCAGAAGAGCTCTCCTGTGGACCTGGTCACTGAGACCGACCAGAAGGTGGAGCAGGTCATCATCTCCTCCATCAAGGAGAGGTTCCCCACACACAG TTTTATAGGTGAAGAGTCTGTAGCCGCGGGAGCACCCAGCATCCTAACTGATAACCCCACCTGGATCATCGACCCCATTGATGGGACCACCAACTTTGTCCACAG TCAGATTCCCCTTTGTGTCTGTGTCGATTGGCTTTGCTGTAAAGAAAGAG AGTTTGGCATTGTCTACAGCTGCCAAGAGGACAAGATGTACACAGCACGGAAGGGGAAAGGGTCATTCTGTAACGGAGAACCCATCAAAGTGTCTGGGCAGGAAG ACATCACCAAGTCCTTGGTCCTGACAGAGATGGGCTTTAAGAAAGATCCAGAGCACTTCAAAACCATGATGGGCAACATCGAGACAATCCTCACCATCCCTGTACACGG CATCCGCTCGCCGGGGAGTGCGGCGGTCAACATGTGCCTGGTGGCGTGCGGAGCGGCTGATGCTTACTACCACATGGGAATCCACTGCTGGGATATGGCTGGAGGAGCTGCCATCATTAGAGAGGCTGGGGGTGTCATCATGGACATCTCAG GAGGTCCGTTTGACCTGATGTCCAGGAGGCTGATCATTGCCAGCAGCAGAACCATCGCAGAGCGCCTCTCCCAGGTGATCAAAGAATTCCCCGTAGGAAGGGACGACACCGAGGTCTAG